The sequence below is a genomic window from Ottowia sp. SB7-C50.
ACGACGCCGTCGATACGGCGGTGCTCAAGCCGGTGGCGACCGCCTACCGCGACGTCGTGCCGCAGCCGGTGCGCACGGGCGTCAACAATTTCTTCGGCAACCTGGGCGATGCGTGGTCGTTGGTCAACAACGTGCTGCAGGCCAAGCCCGAGGCCGCGCTGCATTCGTTCTGGCGCGTGGTCATCAACTCCACCATGGGCCTGGGCGGCGTGCTCGACCCCGCCACCGAGATGCGCCTGCAACGCCACCGCGAGGACTTCGGCCAGACGCTGGGCCGCTGGGGCGTGCCGACGGGGCCTTATTTCGTGCTGCCGATCCTGGGGCCGTCCACCCTGCGCGACACGGTGGCATTGCCGGTCGACATGTACGGCAAGCCGGTCGGCCATGTGTCGGACGTGCCGGTGCGCAATTCGCTCACCGGGCTGGACATCGTGCAGACGCGCGCCGGCCTGCTGGGTGTTACCGAGGTGCTCGAATCGGCGGCGCTCGACCGCTACACCTTCCAGCGCGACGCCTTCCTGCAAAAGCGGCGCAATGACGTGTTCGACGGTAATCCGCCGCGCGACGAGGAGCGTTACGACCTGGAGCCGGCGCCGGAGTCACCGGCGTCAGCGCCGGCTGCCGCCCCGGCACGCTGACCGGCCGCCCGCACACTTTGTCACAGCCGCGCGGAACCCCCGGCGCGTCAGGCGTTCCAAGACAGGCGGGGCAGATCGCACCTTCGTGCACGCCCCGCGACCCGTAGACAGAAAGAGAATTGCGCCATGAACCTGATTGCCCGCCGCACCCTCGTCAAGATCGCCACCGCCGCCCTGGGCGCGCTGGCGGTCGCGGCTGCGCCCTGGGCGCGCGCCGACGAGGCGCCCAACGCCATGATTTCGCGCCTGACCGCCGAAGTGCTCGACACCATCAAGAGCGACAAGAACCTGCAGGAAGGCGACATCAACCGCATCATGCAGGTGGTGGACGCCAAGATCATGCCCAACGTCAACTTTGCCCGCATGACGGCGTC
It includes:
- a CDS encoding VacJ family lipoprotein codes for the protein MTSPLLHGWRRAQMLACATLLALLGGCATAPGADPRDPWEPYNRSMYRFNDAVDTAVLKPVATAYRDVVPQPVRTGVNNFFGNLGDAWSLVNNVLQAKPEAALHSFWRVVINSTMGLGGVLDPATEMRLQRHREDFGQTLGRWGVPTGPYFVLPILGPSTLRDTVALPVDMYGKPVGHVSDVPVRNSLTGLDIVQTRAGLLGVTEVLESAALDRYTFQRDAFLQKRRNDVFDGNPPRDEERYDLEPAPESPASAPAAAPAR